The following are encoded together in the Adhaeribacter arboris genome:
- a CDS encoding MBL fold metallo-hydrolase, with protein sequence MMLTFLGTGTSQGVPVIGCACEVCQSVDYRDKRLRTSAHLQIGDKSIIIDSGPDFRQQVLRERIKTLDALVFTHEHKDHTSGLDDIRAYNFLQQRNMPLYGEPRVLDQIKREFAYIFSGANYPGIPRVVLHPISEAGFEAEGIFFQPIRIYHHKLPILGFRIGNLTYITDANFISAESKKIIQGSEVIVLNALRHEPHISHFSLNEAIELLQELQPKKAYLTHISHLLGLHHEVEAELPDFIHLAYDGLKVAFN encoded by the coding sequence TTGATGTTAACTTTTTTAGGTACCGGCACGTCGCAGGGCGTACCAGTTATTGGTTGTGCATGCGAAGTCTGTCAATCCGTAGATTATCGCGACAAACGTTTACGTACTTCGGCCCATCTGCAAATTGGTGATAAAAGTATTATTATTGATTCAGGTCCGGATTTTCGTCAGCAGGTGCTACGGGAAAGAATAAAAACGCTGGATGCGCTTGTTTTTACCCACGAACATAAAGATCACACCTCGGGCCTTGACGATATCCGGGCCTACAATTTTTTACAGCAACGCAACATGCCCCTTTACGGGGAGCCACGCGTACTGGATCAAATAAAAAGGGAATTTGCGTATATCTTCTCCGGGGCTAATTACCCGGGAATTCCCCGCGTGGTCCTTCATCCTATTTCCGAAGCCGGCTTTGAAGCCGAAGGAATCTTTTTTCAGCCCATCCGGATATACCACCACAAATTACCTATTTTAGGTTTTCGCATTGGTAATTTAACGTATATCACCGATGCCAATTTTATCTCAGCTGAATCGAAAAAGATAATTCAAGGTTCCGAGGTAATTGTCCTGAATGCCTTACGCCACGAACCGCATATCTCCCATTTCTCCTTAAACGAAGCCATAGAGTTGCTGCAGGAACTTCAGCCCAAAAAGGCTTACTTAACGCATATCAGTCATTTACTGGGTCTTCACCACGAAGTGGAGGCCGAGTTACCTGATTTTATTCACCTGGCTTACGATGGCTTAAAAGTAGCGTTTAATTAA
- a CDS encoding P-loop ATPase, Sll1717 family, whose protein sequence is MRLFEKFTKDQINRLKRDTSNFFLGSPEAEAESTSNSRVKLTEVFEDFFEVIPQLQSEKFIITGRKGNGKSAIAEHIYYLALNEPEYFCDFVKKADIDIEKITQLVSGTDNEISQELLIEWIILVKFVKQLISNEAIADQKGIKELKVFLKKNSGFIDIKSNQIKEVIQDKGWEVNVNYFQRFLTAKFGNRFNIKGEKAPFFKLLPHLKETIKELFLNTINKDNHYILLFDDLDIGFNAKNPGNVKTILNILRIVKDYNITFFGKEDISAKIILLLRDDISRFLLNQDADTAKLFSSYEVTLKWYEHFQMQRDEDKVKLKQFINRRIALNFEKNEFSFDISKPWESLIHEDESYKKSSFKYIVEHTLIRPRDLILFFKPLQELKFSIPLSKQDVYILIGKYTIEFVKELKNELAAHYAPDDINAIFSAFVSCANEPVSFIFFIHELKKFHFSEDTYNLLELLFDLSIIGNTNDTGKTYFKHWEKDDEIFKFNKELKITQHFTLRNYCQRNRRN, encoded by the coding sequence ATGAGATTATTCGAAAAGTTTACTAAAGACCAAATTAATAGATTGAAGAGGGATACATCTAATTTCTTTCTTGGTTCTCCTGAAGCTGAAGCTGAAAGCACTTCTAATTCAAGAGTTAAACTTACAGAGGTGTTTGAAGACTTTTTTGAAGTTATTCCTCAATTACAGAGTGAGAAATTTATTATAACAGGAAGAAAGGGTAATGGTAAATCAGCTATTGCAGAACATATTTATTATTTGGCATTAAATGAGCCAGAATATTTCTGTGACTTTGTTAAAAAAGCCGATATCGATATTGAAAAAATTACTCAGCTAGTAAGTGGAACAGATAATGAAATTAGCCAGGAACTTCTTATTGAATGGATTATACTTGTAAAGTTTGTAAAACAATTAATTTCCAACGAAGCTATAGCAGACCAAAAAGGGATAAAAGAGTTAAAAGTATTCTTAAAAAAGAATTCTGGTTTTATTGATATTAAATCAAATCAAATCAAAGAAGTAATTCAAGATAAGGGATGGGAAGTTAATGTTAATTATTTCCAACGTTTTTTAACAGCTAAGTTTGGTAATAGATTTAATATAAAAGGGGAAAAGGCTCCATTCTTTAAGCTTTTACCACATTTAAAAGAGACAATAAAAGAACTGTTTCTTAACACCATAAATAAAGATAATCATTACATTTTACTATTTGATGATTTAGATATTGGATTTAATGCGAAAAACCCAGGAAATGTTAAAACAATTCTTAACATCCTTAGAATTGTAAAGGATTATAATATTACTTTTTTTGGAAAAGAAGATATTAGCGCTAAAATTATACTACTTCTTAGAGATGATATATCTCGATTTCTTCTTAATCAAGATGCTGACACAGCTAAACTATTTTCAAGTTATGAAGTTACTTTAAAATGGTATGAGCATTTTCAAATGCAAAGGGATGAGGATAAAGTCAAGTTAAAACAATTTATAAATAGAAGAATTGCTTTGAACTTTGAAAAAAATGAATTTAGTTTTGATATAAGTAAGCCTTGGGAATCCCTAATACATGAAGATGAATCCTACAAGAAATCTAGTTTTAAATATATTGTCGAACATACTTTAATAAGGCCTAGGGATTTAATCTTGTTTTTTAAACCATTGCAAGAACTAAAGTTTTCTATCCCTTTATCGAAACAAGATGTTTATATATTAATTGGCAAATATACTATTGAATTTGTTAAGGAGCTTAAAAACGAACTTGCTGCCCATTACGCACCTGATGATATTAATGCTATATTTAGTGCATTTGTAAGTTGTGCAAATGAACCTGTTTCTTTTATTTTCTTTATTCATGAACTCAAGAAATTTCATTTTTCTGAAGATACATATAACTTATTAGAGCTTCTTTTTGACTTATCCATAATAGGTAATACAAATGATACAGGTAAAACGTACTTTAAACATTGGGAGAAAGACGATGAAATTTTTAAGTTCAATAAAGAACTGAAAATCACTCAGCACTTTACCTTGCGTAATTATTGTCAGCGAAATAGACGAAATTAA
- a CDS encoding PAS domain S-box protein — MPIKDNQITPLTDTNILAQQLLGLVTAVTAPENAFFICHPDGTILAHNEPAASFLYTSTYFQDSANILDLLPTTAPPLASAWNVLPAAATTKGIYVAGENSTLKHNFVYQLSALFLEGQEFKCVRLEPIPGESNSTFDINLVAKAELQLKLQEAENKYQALFETASDAILLLENKLIVDCNKQAAALFGYSKNEIIGSPLWKLLPIHNTGLFSGEHEDRQLKAQILTEKDFSPGQSEVVEWTMVRPDESELDLQMTVRVFHLNNKSFRQIIIRNLTSIKPGEIVPQREKVLRESVKHFRQFLSKIELAYISLDLEGKIIYVNNYFLDYTNYNREEIIGLDFFDTFVPESERWERRQNYFDMIRSKIITSYNERDIETKLGLVKTLRWQRMFDLNEEGTIIGVTHLGRDVTDKKTAMEALRDNKSRLQDIFDNAHDLIQNISIDNKFIFVNKAWKEKLGYDDFDIERLTLNDIVHPYYKAKLIYQLRNLYKGEHVNKIETVFLTKSGKPVHLIGSINCTWQNGKPVLSRAILHDITDRIKAERLQKVYYSIANLAISSKDLQSLYGAIHRELSKIIETNNIYIALCDDEKTTLQFVYYIDQFKTEGQQIGERPFSNGMSEYIINTGKPAYLLREDILELEKQGLLKLVGKMPEVMLCSPLTVGERIIGIIAVQDYKKPDIYVNSDIEILHFISNQVALAIERKRNEVQINNQNARLKAIFESGSHQIWSIDKESKLTSFNQNYATAFYKRHGYLPQFNLTLRDIRTENPEITPVEEWNGYYEQALNGFPQHFEVDLTQLDGSTIWREVYLNPIYLEDGSFEEVSGIAQDITEKKLSRLALAKEEEKFRSIFESFQDLYYRTDAENKVVLMSPSVQEMLGYESKEVINMPATGFYAYPEELMELTRKLIKEGSIRNFETNLVSKSGAIIPFLINAHLLKDKEGNYAGIEGVGRDMTELKQTQLELIRAKEVAESSLQAKTLFLANMSHELRTPMNGIIGMIDLLHGTDTSEEQSEYIDTLRKSSDALLAILNDILDYSKIQAGKLQLNKTGVDLYYSLEKIHSLFTNRANLKDLEFSYSITPHTPRYIITDETRLLQILSNLTSNAIKFTNAGKVTIHVNSISSDGEMYTIMFRIKDSGIGITDDDKKLLFTNFTQLDNTSTKTFGGTGLGLAISKQLSELLGGEIGVESIYGQGSTFWFTIQCLMAHDVVVREKDPDKEPEKLSREAYVLLVDDNNINQKVAQKLLSKIGCRVELASNGFEAIDKAKTNAYDLIFMDIQMPEMDGVEATGHIKSLLGAKCPPIIAMTAYSMKDDAEKFMAQGLDDYVSKPVKSHDLFSIIQKWRTVVPIVEVIEKEVKEETKEKEAKELKLEITDNAFIVEDFIDDEVIEQLIQLGDKDFALQLFVDFEEEAGPLLEEAKKDLQTKQYDNILSTLHQMKGTGFTLGLNPLAELVKKMEHDIRKGIYTEADQDFKLLEKHFTYYKKNYRNKFI, encoded by the coding sequence ATGCCGATCAAAGATAATCAAATCACTCCATTAACGGATACCAACATCCTGGCTCAACAACTATTAGGACTGGTAACCGCCGTAACTGCTCCGGAAAATGCTTTTTTCATTTGCCATCCCGATGGAACAATTTTAGCGCACAATGAGCCAGCCGCTTCCTTTTTATATACGAGTACTTACTTTCAGGATTCCGCTAATATACTGGATCTTCTTCCCACAACTGCCCCGCCTTTGGCAAGTGCCTGGAACGTATTACCGGCCGCGGCTACTACAAAAGGCATTTATGTTGCCGGAGAAAATAGTACCCTTAAACACAATTTTGTTTACCAACTTTCTGCCTTGTTCCTGGAAGGGCAGGAATTTAAATGCGTGCGACTAGAACCCATTCCCGGAGAATCAAATTCAACTTTCGATATTAATTTAGTAGCTAAAGCGGAGCTCCAGCTAAAGCTTCAGGAAGCCGAGAATAAATACCAGGCTCTTTTTGAAACAGCCAGCGATGCTATTTTGCTCCTCGAAAATAAACTTATTGTAGATTGTAATAAACAAGCTGCTGCATTATTTGGCTATTCTAAAAACGAAATTATCGGCTCGCCACTCTGGAAACTTTTACCCATTCATAACACGGGTCTTTTTTCAGGGGAGCACGAAGACCGCCAATTAAAAGCGCAAATTCTAACGGAAAAAGATTTCTCGCCCGGCCAGTCCGAAGTGGTAGAATGGACGATGGTACGGCCCGATGAATCGGAGCTGGACCTTCAAATGACCGTCCGGGTTTTCCATTTAAATAATAAATCTTTCCGTCAGATTATAATCCGCAATCTTACTTCAATTAAACCAGGAGAAATCGTACCGCAGCGCGAAAAAGTTTTGCGTGAATCGGTTAAACACTTTCGCCAATTCTTGAGCAAAATCGAGTTAGCGTACATCAGTCTGGATCTGGAAGGTAAAATTATTTATGTCAATAATTATTTTCTGGATTACACTAATTACAACCGGGAAGAAATTATTGGCCTCGATTTTTTTGACACTTTTGTGCCCGAATCAGAGCGCTGGGAACGGCGGCAGAATTACTTCGATATGATTCGTTCTAAAATAATAACCAGTTATAACGAACGTGATATTGAAACCAAACTGGGCCTGGTAAAAACGCTACGCTGGCAGCGCATGTTTGATTTAAATGAGGAAGGTACTATTATCGGCGTTACGCATTTAGGCCGTGACGTAACCGATAAAAAAACTGCCATGGAAGCGTTGCGGGATAATAAAAGCCGCTTACAGGATATTTTTGATAATGCCCACGATTTAATTCAGAATATTTCGATTGATAACAAGTTTATTTTTGTAAACAAAGCCTGGAAAGAAAAGCTCGGCTACGATGATTTTGATATTGAGCGGCTGACGTTAAACGATATTGTACACCCTTATTACAAAGCCAAACTTATTTATCAGTTGCGGAATTTGTACAAAGGCGAACACGTAAATAAAATTGAAACGGTTTTTTTAACCAAATCCGGCAAACCGGTACATTTAATTGGTAGTATTAACTGTACCTGGCAAAACGGCAAACCGGTATTATCGCGGGCCATTCTGCACGACATTACCGACCGGATTAAAGCCGAACGATTGCAAAAAGTATATTACAGTATTGCCAATTTAGCCATTAGCAGCAAAGATTTACAATCGTTGTACGGCGCCATTCACCGGGAACTGAGTAAAATTATTGAAACCAATAACATTTACATTGCCCTGTGTGACGATGAGAAAACCACTCTGCAATTTGTTTACTACATTGATCAGTTTAAAACGGAAGGTCAGCAGATAGGCGAAAGGCCTTTCTCCAATGGTATGTCGGAATACATTATTAACACCGGCAAACCGGCTTATTTACTGCGCGAAGATATTCTGGAACTGGAAAAACAAGGCCTGCTTAAGTTGGTGGGTAAAATGCCGGAAGTAATGCTTTGTTCGCCGCTTACCGTAGGCGAGCGCATTATTGGCATTATTGCCGTGCAGGATTACAAAAAGCCGGATATTTACGTTAACTCCGATATTGAAATCCTGCACTTTATCTCGAACCAGGTGGCTCTGGCCATTGAAAGAAAACGCAACGAAGTTCAGATTAATAATCAGAATGCTCGCTTAAAAGCTATTTTCGAAAGCGGTTCTCACCAAATTTGGTCCATTGATAAAGAATCCAAGCTTACTTCTTTTAATCAGAATTATGCTACGGCGTTTTATAAACGTCACGGGTACCTGCCTCAATTTAACTTGACTCTGCGCGATATTCGAACCGAAAATCCGGAAATAACGCCCGTAGAAGAATGGAATGGGTACTACGAACAAGCGCTGAACGGCTTTCCGCAACATTTTGAAGTTGACTTAACGCAGTTGGATGGATCTACTATCTGGCGCGAAGTTTATCTGAACCCTATTTACCTGGAAGACGGTTCTTTCGAAGAAGTATCCGGAATTGCCCAGGATATTACCGAGAAAAAGCTGTCGCGGCTGGCGCTGGCCAAAGAAGAAGAAAAATTCCGGAGTATTTTCGAATCGTTCCAGGATTTATACTACCGTACCGACGCGGAAAACAAAGTGGTTTTAATGAGCCCATCCGTTCAGGAAATGCTGGGTTACGAATCGAAGGAGGTTATTAACATGCCGGCCACCGGCTTTTATGCCTATCCGGAAGAATTAATGGAGCTGACGCGCAAACTAATTAAAGAAGGCTCCATCCGTAACTTCGAAACGAACTTGGTAAGTAAAAGCGGAGCTATTATTCCTTTTCTCATTAATGCGCATCTGCTAAAAGATAAAGAAGGCAATTACGCGGGGATTGAAGGAGTAGGACGCGACATGACCGAATTGAAACAAACGCAATTAGAATTAATTCGGGCCAAAGAAGTAGCTGAAAGCTCCCTACAAGCCAAAACCTTGTTCCTGGCCAACATGAGTCACGAATTAAGAACGCCGATGAACGGAATTATTGGGATGATTGATTTGCTCCACGGTACCGATACCTCCGAAGAGCAAAGCGAATATATTGATACCTTACGTAAGTCCTCCGATGCCTTACTGGCCATCCTGAACGACATCCTGGATTATTCAAAAATTCAGGCGGGTAAATTGCAGCTTAACAAAACCGGGGTAGACTTATATTATTCTTTAGAAAAAATTCACTCTCTCTTTACGAACCGGGCTAACCTGAAAGATCTGGAGTTCAGCTATTCGATTACGCCTCATACCCCCCGTTATATAATAACCGACGAAACCCGGCTATTACAAATTTTATCGAACCTTACTTCTAACGCCATTAAATTTACCAATGCCGGAAAAGTAACTATTCATGTTAACAGTATTTCTTCCGACGGAGAAATGTACACCATTATGTTCCGGATAAAAGATAGTGGGATTGGTATTACCGATGACGATAAAAAACTCTTGTTTACCAATTTTACGCAACTCGATAATACTTCCACCAAAACTTTCGGGGGAACTGGCTTGGGTTTAGCCATTTCCAAACAATTAAGCGAATTATTAGGCGGTGAAATCGGCGTAGAATCCATTTACGGGCAAGGCAGTACTTTCTGGTTTACCATTCAATGCCTCATGGCGCATGATGTTGTGGTAAGAGAAAAAGATCCGGATAAAGAGCCGGAAAAGTTGTCACGCGAAGCTTACGTGCTATTAGTGGATGATAACAACATTAACCAGAAAGTGGCGCAAAAATTACTCTCTAAAATAGGATGCCGGGTAGAGTTAGCTTCCAACGGTTTTGAGGCCATTGATAAAGCGAAAACCAATGCCTATGATTTAATATTTATGGATATTCAGATGCCGGAAATGGATGGAGTAGAAGCTACGGGGCACATAAAAAGCTTGCTGGGCGCTAAATGCCCACCCATTATAGCCATGACTGCTTATTCTATGAAAGACGACGCCGAGAAGTTTATGGCCCAGGGCTTAGACGATTATGTATCCAAGCCGGTTAAATCCCACGATTTATTTTCCATCATTCAGAAATGGCGTACGGTAGTACCGATCGTGGAAGTGATAGAAAAAGAGGTAAAAGAAGAAACTAAAGAAAAAGAAGCTAAAGAATTAAAATTAGAAATTACCGATAACGCATTTATAGTTGAAGACTTTATTGACGATGAAGTAATTGAGCAATTAATTCAGTTGGGGGATAAAGATTTTGCCTTGCAGCTCTTCGTTGATTTTGAAGAAGAAGCGGGCCCTTTGCTGGAGGAGGCCAAAAAAGACTTACAAACCAAACAATACGATAATATTTTAAGTACCTTGCACCAAATGAAAGGGACTGGTTTTACCCTAGGATTAAATCCTTTGGCCGAATTAGTGAAGAAAATGGAACACGATATCCGCAAAGGTATTTACACCGAGGCCGATCAGGATTTCAAATTATTGGAAAAACATTTCACCTATTACAAAAAAAATTATCGAAACAAATTTATTTAA
- a CDS encoding DNA/RNA non-specific endonuclease, translated as MEDYTRSLVDEGNEVFVIMGNYGSGGTGSNDYAQTIDKGRIKVPKQIWKVLFILPEGDDDINRITSSTRVIAVDTPNINKVNSNRSLYLTTVDAIEKATGYDLLSEVPMQIQEVLEANVGN; from the coding sequence TTGGAAGATTACACACGCAGCTTAGTGGATGAAGGTAATGAGGTATTTGTTATTATGGGCAATTATGGCTCTGGTGGAACTGGTTCTAATGATTACGCTCAGACCATAGATAAAGGTAGAATTAAAGTACCTAAACAGATTTGGAAGGTATTATTCATACTTCCTGAAGGAGACGATGATATTAATCGTATAACAAGTTCTACCAGAGTAATTGCAGTAGATACTCCTAATATAAATAAAGTTAACTCTAACAGGAGCTTATATCTAACTACAGTGGATGCTATTGAAAAAGCTACTGGATACGATTTATTATCTGAAGTACCTATGCAAATACAAGAGGTATTGGAGGCTAATGTAGGTAATTGA
- a CDS encoding DNA/RNA non-specific endonuclease, whose amino-acid sequence MIEKPQYVLSYSRDNSIPNWVSWHVSKNWLDSAPRQDDFRTDESLPASWYRVSPSSFTGSGFDRGHNCPSADRTRSIEDNSATFLMNNIIPQDSSSS is encoded by the coding sequence TTGATTGAGAAGCCTCAGTATGTTCTCTCTTATAGCAGGGATAATAGTATCCCTAATTGGGTAAGCTGGCATGTAAGTAAAAACTGGTTAGACTCTGCTCCTCGTCAGGATGATTTTAGAACTGATGAAAGCCTACCTGCTAGTTGGTATAGGGTAAGTCCATCCAGTTTTACAGGCAGTGGTTTTGACAGAGGCCATAATTGCCCTTCGGCCGATAGAACCAGAAGCATAGAAGATAACTCTGCTACCTTCCTAATGAATAACATCATTCCTCAAGATTCCTCAAGCTCCTGA
- a CDS encoding response regulator produces MAENKTILIAEDSSVILNLTKKILELQNYKILTAKNGTEVLNQVQNQKIDAILMDLNIPKKNGMECTKEIRSSENKDIADIPIIAVTGNANNYTMEQFKEAGINAYLPKPLDFDMLVQTVKQYVV; encoded by the coding sequence ATGGCAGAGAATAAAACCATTTTAATTGCGGAAGATAGTTCTGTAATTTTAAATTTAACAAAGAAAATTCTGGAACTCCAGAATTATAAAATTCTAACGGCTAAAAATGGCACCGAGGTGTTAAATCAAGTTCAGAATCAGAAAATTGATGCTATCCTGATGGACTTAAATATTCCGAAGAAAAACGGCATGGAGTGTACCAAGGAAATCCGGAGCAGCGAGAATAAAGATATTGCCGATATTCCGATTATTGCCGTTACCGGGAACGCTAATAATTATACGATGGAGCAGTTTAAAGAAGCCGGTATTAATGCTTACTTACCTAAACCACTCGATTTTGATATGCTGGTGCAAACCGTTAAACAATACGTGGTTTAA
- a CDS encoding helix-turn-helix domain-containing protein, with product MKSEQENLKAIGERIKQLRIRKGYSSHESFAIDHDLGRMHYWKMESGKHNPTIKSLLQILEIHNITLKEFFSEGFEY from the coding sequence ATGAAAAGTGAACAGGAAAACTTAAAAGCAATAGGAGAAAGAATAAAGCAGCTTAGAATAAGAAAAGGTTATAGTAGTCACGAGTCGTTTGCAATAGACCACGACTTAGGTAGAATGCACTATTGGAAAATGGAGAGTGGCAAACATAACCCAACAATAAAATCACTTCTTCAAATACTTGAAATTCATAATATCACTCTAAAAGAATTCTTCTCAGAAGGCTTTGAGTACTAA
- a CDS encoding NFACT RNA binding domain-containing protein, which yields MHNNYYFLRQLTQALRPQLIGSVVDSCFSQEKDELIISFSRPDFTSAFILKAMLTAQFSTLYFPESFNRARANSVNLFPEIIGEEVLEIVQHENERSFYLAFSNQKALLFKLFGNRSNLIYFEQNRAKTLFHKKFAKDIALDLQHLHRQIKPSKEDFLINQSAPEKLYPTFGDLPGIYLKTQEYEKASPEQKWELIQAVKYSLENPLAFYIIKLNNQTRLSLLPLGEIKKEFTSPIIALKEFVQTYLAEFGFEKNYRLAYQNLTRKHQVATQSRQQITARLKALQTEASYAQTADVIMANLTNIPPRAESVALFDFYQNKERVFKLKATESPQKFAERLYKKSKNQQIEVSQLQERLQDKEEELLQLEIALQELAEISDFKSLKTFIKEHVEAVASPQAVAEKPFRVFQTNGYQILVGKSAQNNDVLTQQFTFKEDLWLHAKDVSGSHVVVKYQAGKTFPEPVIQKAAQLAAYYSKRKTDSLCPVLYTPKKYVRKPKGAAPGQVLVEREKVLLVKPENPFEKYPGS from the coding sequence GTGCATAATAACTATTACTTTCTGCGCCAACTTACGCAGGCTTTACGGCCTCAATTGATTGGTTCGGTTGTTGATTCTTGCTTTAGCCAGGAGAAAGACGAACTCATCATTTCTTTCAGCCGCCCTGATTTTACGAGTGCCTTTATCCTAAAGGCCATGCTCACGGCTCAGTTTTCGACCCTCTATTTTCCGGAGAGTTTTAACCGGGCCCGGGCGAACTCCGTTAATCTTTTTCCGGAAATAATCGGAGAAGAAGTGTTAGAGATTGTTCAGCATGAAAACGAAAGAAGTTTTTACCTGGCATTCAGTAATCAAAAAGCTTTGCTCTTTAAATTATTCGGCAACCGATCCAACCTAATTTATTTCGAACAAAACAGAGCCAAAACGTTATTTCATAAAAAATTCGCGAAGGATATTGCATTAGATTTACAGCATTTGCATCGCCAGATAAAGCCAAGCAAAGAAGATTTTTTGATAAACCAATCTGCCCCGGAAAAACTATACCCTACTTTTGGTGATTTACCCGGCATTTATTTAAAAACGCAAGAATACGAAAAGGCTTCGCCGGAGCAAAAATGGGAATTAATACAAGCAGTTAAATATAGCCTGGAAAATCCTTTAGCTTTTTATATAATCAAGTTAAATAATCAAACGCGATTGTCGCTGTTGCCTCTGGGAGAAATCAAAAAAGAATTTACTTCTCCTATTATAGCGCTCAAAGAGTTTGTGCAGACGTACCTGGCCGAGTTTGGTTTCGAGAAAAATTACCGGCTGGCTTACCAAAACCTTACCCGTAAACACCAGGTAGCCACCCAATCGCGGCAGCAAATCACAGCCCGGTTAAAAGCGCTGCAAACCGAAGCTTCGTATGCCCAAACCGCCGATGTAATTATGGCTAATTTAACCAATATTCCCCCACGGGCCGAGTCGGTAGCGCTATTCGATTTTTACCAGAATAAAGAACGGGTATTTAAATTAAAAGCAACAGAAAGCCCGCAAAAATTTGCGGAGCGCTTATATAAAAAAAGTAAAAATCAGCAAATTGAAGTAAGCCAACTACAAGAACGACTTCAGGATAAAGAAGAAGAATTATTGCAACTCGAAATAGCTTTGCAGGAACTAGCCGAAATATCTGATTTCAAATCCTTAAAAACTTTTATAAAAGAACACGTAGAAGCGGTAGCTAGTCCACAGGCCGTAGCAGAAAAACCTTTTCGGGTATTTCAAACCAATGGTTATCAGATTTTAGTGGGCAAGAGCGCCCAAAATAACGATGTACTCACCCAACAATTTACATTTAAAGAAGACTTATGGCTGCACGCCAAAGACGTAAGTGGTTCGCACGTGGTGGTAAAGTACCAGGCGGGTAAAACTTTTCCGGAACCCGTAATTCAAAAAGCCGCGCAATTGGCCGCTTATTATTCTAAACGTAAAACCGATTCGTTGTGCCCGGTATTGTACACTCCCAAAAAATACGTTCGTAAACCCAAAGGCGCCGCTCCCGGTCAGGTACTAGTGGAACGCGAAAAAGTGTTACTCGTTAAACCCGAAAACCCCTTCGAAAAATATCCAGGTTCGTAA